The segment AAGTGCCATTACGAACTCATCATTCGACACACAAAATTTCCCATCATCGATCTCCAGATACAGATCTGCCCCTAAAGTCGTTATTCGATTTGACGTTACAGAGTTGAACTCCATAAAATACTGGAAAGTATATCTGTTGTCCTCCTCATACCGTGGAACGTTTAAAATGTAGTAGCAATTTTCGAACAGGAAAAAAGCTTGTGACAACGGATCGCAAAGCTGAGCAGCCAAAGCGTCGGCAGTTCGGTTGATCGGATACTTCAAGAATCGCGCGTACAGTTCCAGCAGATCTGCGGGAGTACAGTCGACAGTGAGCACCAGCGAAAGTAGATCCGATAGTCTATCCCGAACAATAGGTATGACGTCATCAGCATTGATAGTTCTATGAAATAATCTCTTTTTGATGTCTTTAACAGACCCTATTTTCGATCTGTTCAGTACCGAAAAATTGGTCAAAGAGATGATGATTTGTAGGGTAAGAGCGTATTCGATCGAATTCCAATGGGTTTCAAATAATTGTGACCAAACCGCGGTAGCATCAACGTTAAGACTCAGCTCAAAGTTGGGAAGCTCGAACCGCGTCGCGAGCTCGCTCTCCACGTAGGTCCTCATATCACAACACACAAAACCTTCCGAGTAATCTTGCTCATCCACTCGATCAAATGAATAGTTCAGAATAATCTCATTGAAATGATCTTGAATAGCCGCCTCACTTTGTGAGTCCGCTAACGTAACAGATAACGCCTCCTGCAACAGAACTGCTAACGCTTTGGATTCATCACTCATTATGATTCCAAAGAAGTTGTAAGAAACCGCAATCCCGTCACGccaccttcttcagccgCTATGTTATCGTGAAGTGCTCTTCACAAAGCCATGTCGTTCCAAGTTCAAGATATACTAACAGTTAAATAAAGGGACAGAAGAGGTCACGTGGCCACGGTAGTCTAGCACAGTTCATTCTTCCTTGGCTGCGTATTTGAGCCTTTGCCTCCTCTGCTGCTCCTCTTTCACAGCCTTTGCAGTCTCTGGGTccagcttctcgagcaCGATTGGGAAAACCACAAGTGCTATCAGAGTGATCACACCTGCTTGCTTCCAGCGAGTGTCGAACAACTTTGCTAGTGGTCCGCTTTGTAAAATTCCCTTATTTCTTTGCTGGTAGTACACTCGCATGGGCGCCGCGCTGATCGGAGCGATCTTTATGTAAGGGCTTACTTCAATCTGTTCCAGCTCTTCGGGATATGCTATATCTGGCGAGGGAAAGAACTCTTTCCCAAACACATTCCTGTGGGCCTTGACATCGTACGCTTCCCCTTGCTCGTCCAAGTTGGTGAAAGTAATGAGTATCCGATTTGGCTTCAGATTGAAGTCCATTGAGCTCGAATACATGACGAAATGAGTTGTTGCATTGAGTCCCGGGTTTAGAGGTATGTTTTCGAATTGGAAATTACCATCCAAATCGTTCAGTTGTGTTTCTGACGAGTAGCCGTGTCCCTCAGAGTAATTGCCTATCTGGTGTAGCCAGAAGTGGACCCTCGACACGGTGGCCCTGGTAATATTGAGTTGCGGGCCTAAATCGAGACGGCCGCGAACTGTAGCCGCGAAAGACACCGACAGCAGTGATATGAAAGCCCATATCCAGCGCATTTCCATCCCGTCGCAATCTCTATAAAGGCACCGAGCGCGTTCCACACATTGTTTTAACACCTATAAATGCTTGTATTACTGCTGTTGAAAGGCATCAGCCGGGTAACatcgaaatttttcatttttctATATACAATTTTGTCGGTGCGCTCTCACCATGCTCGAATAGTTCACTTTAAGGAAACCGTACAATTCCAAGAACGAGTATTATTGTAGTGGATTTGTGACGTTGTATCCGGCGGTTTGTCTCATTGAGGTGAACTTCGTAGGCGGTACTTCGCAATTGACCCCAGGCAATATCTTCTCTACAACTCCGTTCGAGatcattcttcagcgacTCCTTTTAACAAGGGGAAGGATTAACTACCTATAATACTTTCCAGTGTTTCACACGGGTCGCACAGCTATCTGTCTCTTGTTGCCCTCTTTGCTTCCTGTAACTAACAAACTAAGTAGACGCGGCGTATCACATATTTGTGACTGTTATGAAAAGTACACCTGTACATCCTGAGGTTCTTTAGAAACCCGAACATCCAGACACCCTGATTTTAAATTCTCGGATGTCATTGGCCGGCAAATCAAAACCATGGACGCAGTGAAACTTTGTCGCCTTACCAAGCTAGCTGGATTCACAGGCGTTGGTAGCGGTGATATTCAGATTAAAGCAGTAGAAGTGCGATCATCGCCGTTGCAACAGCGTTTAGATCACTTAACAAGAAGATAAACAGATCCAGAATGGCTAAAGGTACGTCTAAGGGGTGATGTCCCGTTCAAAACCGTTTAGTTATTCTAAAGAAACTGGATTCACTTGACGAAGGTAAAAGATAGATGCGCAAGCATTCGTCTACTTTGTTGGCCTGAATCAATGTCCTTTTTATTGGAGAGGTAATGGCATGGTTGAAATCTGTGCCGGAGCCTGTCAAGGGCATATTCAGGTTTGGATAAAGTCTGAGAGTGGGAAAATGTGCAGTTCATGGATAAATGGGGGAACGCTCAAAGTTCAATTTCTTTAGGCACTAAACGCGAGTTTTGGTTTCTGACATTTTTACTAACAATGAGCTGTTTGTCTTAGACCTTGTTCAAGCTCGTGACGCTTCCCAAGTTTTTGGTGTTGCTAGaatctttgcttctttcaaCGATACCTTCGTCCATGTCACCGATTTGTCCGGTAGAGAAACTATCTCTAGAGTTACTGGTGGTATGAAGGTCAAGGCCGACAGAGATGAATCTTCTCCATACGCTGCTATGTTGGCTGCTCAAGATGTTGCTGCTAAGTGTAAGGAAGTCGGTATCACTGCCGTCCACGTCAAGATCAGAGCCACTGGTGGTACCAAGACCAAGACTCCAGGTCCAGGTGGTCAAGCTGCTTTGAGAGCTTTGGCCAGATCTGGTTTGAGAATCGGCCGTATTGAAGATGTTACCCCAGTTCCATCTGACTCCACCAGAAAGAAGGGTGGTAGAAGAGGTAGAAGATTATGATTTCCTGTATACGATTACATATTTCATATATCAATAGCACAGCCCAGTATACATGTATCATATCGCGCGTCTGGCTTCTTTATCTAACTCAGTCGCGTGCCAGAAGAGAACTTACAAGCGATTCTCAGCGTAGAGAGCCTTTGGAGCTGACGACAGTCTATTGTGCTATTAATATAGAGGCTATTTAGCTTAGTAAACGAAACCCAAGATCTTACCAGAGACGTGCTTTCTTCTAGCTTCTTCGTGGTCCATAATACCAGCAGAGGTGGTCAAGATAACGTAACCAAATTGTCTGGCTGGCAACAAGTTCTCGGTCCACTTCTCAATGTCACCAATCTTGACGTTGAATCTTGGGGAAATGACGCCACATTTGTTCAATCTACCGTTCAATTGGATGACAATCTTACCGGATCTGTGATCATCGATGTATTCGAACTCACCGATGTAACCATGTCTTTGCATAACTTGCAAGAACTTGATGATGACCTTGGAGGATGGTCTAATCAAGACTTGACGCTTACCGGTCTTCTCAGCGTTGTTGATGGCATTCAAAGCATCAGCTAGGACAGAAGTTCTGGTCATCTTGGATTTCTAATCTTATTGCAACCTCCTTCCGTTCAAGAACTATATTAACGTACACTAAGATTCTATTCAATCGCTCACTGTTTGTAGGAGTCCAACCATCGTTGTGGACTAGGTCCATCTCGGCGTGCGTGCTCGGGTTGGTGTCCATTTTTCATATGACTGTTGGTTTTCCTGCGTTTAGGCTGTGTGTTATGGGTGTTGTTCACTTTTTTTCGTTTTTTGCGTCGCTTTGGATTATGTCCTTGTGCCGACTGACCGATCTCTCTGTCTACCACGGTGGCTCTAGGCCGAGTGGCCCCGCTAGCAGGGGCTCGGCAGACGGAAGCCACGTCTGCACAGCACCAGTTGTCGGCAGGCGTCGGTGCTGACCATGGTCCCGCAGAGGAGTTGCCAGCAGGCCATCCCACCGTGTGCGGTAAGATGTAACACTAACAATTGAAGAGGCTAGTGCATAGTTAATCCATAACAGATTCTTCCAAGGTTCTACTAAAACGATTAAGTCAAGTAACGATGCCAGTATGTTTAAAGCGGTGGAATAGATTGAATTGATAGCCAACTGTCAAATCCGGGAGGCACGAATTATTGGAGATGGAACTGAATGATTGATCATTAGCATGATGAAGCGAGCTGTGATCACGATCTCTTGGAAACCATAATGGCTACGAGTTCACAGTGGTTAAAGCGTGCTTGCTCAAATTTTGATAAGGCTGTCTTTTGCTTTTGGATCATTTTACTAACAAACTAAACTAATTCGTTTTATCATTAGGCTCAAAAATCATTCAAGATTAAGCAAAAATTGGCCAAGGCTAAGAACCAAAACAGACCATTGCCACAATGGATCAGATTGAGAACTGGTAACAAAATCCGTTACAACGCtaagagaagaaactggagaagaacCAAGTTGGGTTTCTAAACTATCTGGAGAGACTCATCATTCATTTCCAATTTTACGGTTGCGTTCGAGTTTCACATAATAGCAAGATTTTTTATAGCAGAATTTTGTAGACTCTAACGCCTGTCACATCAGTATCATTCGATATCAGTATCATTCGATCCTATGAGTGTGATTTATTCAAGCAAGAAAGCTTCTAGATTCGCAGGCGAGCAGAACATATCAGAGAGATTCCCATTGTAAAAAACACCACAATCATTAAGTGTAGCTTTCAGATACTATCTAGCTTAGAAAAGTGTTTATTAAACTCATCATTACTGTTCGCTCTGGTCAACTACTGCAATGACGTCCTCGTCATTCCACCATTAACCGATACTACGATTTCAAttggttttcttccttgacGGtctggaggaagatgagTGGTTGATTACTTGCTCTCTTATATATGAAAATTTTCGAGTGAGAAATGTCAACGCCAGCGCCGAAAATCTTTAATTTGGCTCGAAATTagattctttcaaaactTAGGGCGTAAAAAATGTCGGTTTTGGTCCAAAATCATCTTCCTGAATGATGGCTCCGGCTTTACGAGTCATTTCGACATAAATGCATTCTTCAGCGTGTAGAATCTCATTGGCACTAGGCCTCTTCTCGAAGTTTGGCTCTATCATGCGCTTGACTAACCTTTCCAAAGACTCCCCATCGATGAGGAACTTCGGTACCCATGGGGGGATAGCGGGCGTTTCTTTAAGTAAGTTCACGCTGTCTTGTCCGTGGTAATCGGATATATCAGTGAGATTGGTGTCAAATTTGAGGTCGCCAGAAAAAAGAGAATCTGAATGGATGTCGTTAGCGCTCAGTTTACCAGCATCTGATAAATCTCCCGAACGCAGCTTATGCCAAGCATTCCCATTATCCGGTAAGACAACGtttgctgcaatttctACGATGACTAGTcccaaggagaagatgTCAGCTTTGAAGTCGTAAATGCAGTCAGATATGATCTCTGGCGCGATATATTCTCTGTCGCCTTCATTCTCGAAGCTTAGATCTTCCAGAGGGAGGTGTGTTGCCATACCGAAATCTCCCAGCTTTAAATTACCTTCGAAAGTAATCATCACGTTTGCAGGTTTCAAATCTAAATGAACAATGTGACATGAATCGTGTATGAACCTCAATGCCAAGCTTAGCTCTACTATTATTTTCCATATTCTCCAATCTTCTAGCCTTGTTTTCTTGGCAACTATTTGCTCTTGCAAAAACCCATCAAGCGTTCCATTCTCACAGAACTCAGTCATTATGTAGAAGGAGCTTTGATGTTTCCATGAGCTGATAAAATTGATAACATATTCTTTACCTTCGTCATCCAAGGTGCTCTCGCTAATCTCGGATAAAATTTTGATCTCCTGTACGACACGTCTCATTGAGATATGTTTGTTCGGCTGTATTGCTTTCACAGCGTATTTCTTCTTAGTTTGCTGAAAAGTTACCTGATATACCGTGGAGAATTGGCCGTTACCAATACTAGAAACGTTTGTgaatttttcgaaaaggTGTGAATCTGGATTTGTCTCGATTTTGGCATTTATGAATCTTCTTGTCGGTACAGGCGACGAGTCGTGTACTTTACTATTCCTAAATTTTATAATGGACTCTTCCCTGGCCTTTGTCTTCCTATGCAGGAGCGATTTCTTTCGCGTTGGTGTGGTATCCGCGCTACTAGAGCTGCCTTCGTTGTCGTAGTAACATTTTGCTCCACCAGGAGGCGGCAAaatattgaagaatgataCGTCGTCCATTTCTTTATCTTTTTTGGAGCTGGTAGGTCGCACACTGTTATCCGTACCATAAAGGTCGTCCGTGAATTGTTGTAGACTgtttttcagctcattATTGTTCACAATCACAGAATTTCGAGCCtttctcattttcttgTACCTACCGGTATGAAGCTGTGAAGCAGATTTTTGAGGTCGCCCAACAGTTTCTCGCTCACTATCATTGTCTTCCAGAATATTGAACGATGTGCTTAGTGGTGACGCGTCTATCAGTAGCTTCGGAATCGATTTCATTGGGGGCGATTGCATATAAGAAGTTTCCTGCGTCAAGTTATAGCTCCTATTGCTAAAGCTTGGTGAACCATTAGTGGAATTAGACAATTTGCAACTCTCCATCAACGGGGATTTTTTCACGGGTGTATCCGGAATGGAAAGTTTCTTGGGATAGTTTGACTCGGCTTGTGCCACTTTGGATATTAATCCCGTTGGTGGCAAAAAAGCTATCTTACCAGGCCAATTCAGATTTTCTGGCGGTAAATTTTCCGTATCTCTCGTTTCTTGGTCTGCGGTCCAAGATTTAGCCAACTGGCTGGTCACTGTTTCGCGCTTCCACTTTTTGGTTAACTCAGGGTCGGTGACGAACGGCGAAAGATCTGATTTAGAGGTTCGTTTGCTTCTTGTCGCCCTAGGAGTCGCCGGATCGCTGTCCTTGAAAGGAGACCATCTATCAATACATTCATCAACGCTGTTGTAgtcaacttctttgatTCCTTTCAACCTTGGTGGCAGGTCAAGTTCATTGCTAGTTAAAGATAGGTTTAGAGTAGCAGCACTCCTAGTCAATTTGTGGTTTGCATATGGGTAAAAGGTTAAATTGTTCGAACGACTTTTAGCGCTACTCGCTGTTGCTGACTCCCTCTTTTCATCTTGGAACATGTCAAAgtcatcctcttcttctgctaTGGACGGCTCGACTAGCCCTTGTCGCATCTTGGAATGGCCGACCATCTAATGGCGATGGTTGAATGCTTCAGTTGGAGGGGACGGGACCTTTCCGTGTTCAATTCTCAGATTGAGAGCCTTAATGGGGTACAGAGTCCGACAACTCGGATGTCTATCATAACCTgagactgaagaagagcttgatttAGTATTAAAAAGACATTAACGATCTCTCAAGAAGGTCAATAGTCGTGTCATTCCTGTGGGTCAATCAACTTGACGTGTTTTCGCGTCTTATGTTTTCGTGTTTCGTCATATGTGATCATTGTCGTTTTACCAGAAAATCTATCAATCAAAGCGAGGAACAACACGGAGAACTTCTTGAATCATTTCCACATGCAGCGTGGCTGCAGTCTGTCCGTTATCCTGTGGCCTCGAGAACCCGAGATGCACCAGAGCCTAGAGTTTTTAATCAATAAGCGGTTTCTACGAACCTTCCGCCAGCGGCTAGAATCCGCATCGCTTGAACCGGCTTCCTGCCTATTTCATATTTCAGAATTCGACTGAATTCGTTTGCCGTTTCTTTGGAAGGGTTTTCTATTGTGTGTTTCTTCAGTTAAGCAGTTTCCCAGGTAACGCGGAAAAACTCGTCAAAAATTGATTTACCGCGCAGCTTGCCTGGAAAGCCGTATTGAGGTACGGATGTTATCTAAATAACGGATCGTATGGGACACTTTGTCGCAATTGTCACAGGTTAATTGTGAAGACTATTGACATTGACGAGTATTAGAAGTGCCATCACCACGGCAACTTCGAGATTGCTAGTGTAGTAAGTATCGAGTGGGCATGCTTAGCTTTGGCTATGTGAGGAGAAAGCTTCTTCGCCATAGGATATACTTAATTGCGGGGTTACTTGCTTACTTCATTTTGTCGTTTTGCTTTTTTGGGCGTCAAGGTTTAATCTCTTCGAGGCTCTACGCGGCTGATACTCCCGGCAGTAAATTATTCCGTTTTCTCTATGATGCAGTCCAACGCTGCGAACCAATTAAGAGACCGGGTGTGGGAACTTTGCGTGACTCTAAGAGATGTCAG is part of the Torulaspora globosa chromosome 7, complete sequence genome and harbors:
- the SOP4 gene encoding Sop4p (ancestral locus Anc_1.145) — its product is MEMRWIWAFISLLSVSFAATVRGRLDLGPQLNITRATVSRVHFWLHQIGNYSEGHGYSSETQLNDLDGNFQFENIPLNPGLNATTHFVMYSSSMDFNLKPNRILITFTNLDEQGEAYDVKAHRNVFGKEFFPSPDIAYPEELEQIEVSPYIKIAPISAAPMRVYYQQRNKGILQSGPLAKLFDTRWKQAGVITLIALVVFPIVLEKLDPETAKAVKEEQQRRQRLKYAAKEE
- the RPS14B gene encoding 40S ribosomal protein uS11 (ancestral locus Anc_1.146) produces the protein MAKDLVQARDASQVFGVARIFASFNDTFVHVTDLSGRETISRVTGGMKVKADRDESSPYAAMLAAQDVAAKCKEVGITAVHVKIRATGGTKTKTPGPGGQAALRALARSGLRIGRIEDVTPVPSDSTRKKGGRRGRRL
- the RPS22A gene encoding 40S ribosomal protein uS8 (ancestral locus Anc_1.147): MTRTSVLADALNAINNAEKTGKRQVLIRPSSKVIIKFLQVMQRHGYIGEFEYIDDHRSGKIVIQLNGRLNKCGVISPRFNVKIGDIEKWTENLLPARQFGYVILTTSAGIMDHEEARRKHVSGKILGFVY
- the RPL39 gene encoding 60S ribosomal protein eL39 (ancestral locus Anc_1.148) — translated: MPAQKSFKIKQKLAKAKNQNRPLPQWIRLRTGNKIRYNAKRRNWRRTKLGF
- the SWE1 gene encoding tyrosine protein kinase SWE1 (ancestral locus Anc_1.149), with the protein product MVGHSKMRQGLVEPSIAEEEDDFDMFQDEKRESATASSAKSRSNNLTFYPYANHKLTRSAATLNLSLTSNELDLPPRLKGIKEVDYNSVDECIDRWSPFKDSDPATPRATRSKRTSKSDLSPFVTDPELTKKWKRETVTSQLAKSWTADQETRDTENLPPENLNWPGKIAFLPPTGLISKVAQAESNYPKKLSIPDTPVKKSPLMESCKLSNSTNGSPSFSNRSYNLTQETSYMQSPPMKSIPKLLIDASPLSTSFNILEDNDSERETVGRPQKSASQLHTGRYKKMRKARNSVIVNNNELKNSLQQFTDDLYGTDNSVRPTSSKKDKEMDDVSFFNILPPPGGAKCYYDNEGSSSSADTTPTRKKSLLHRKTKAREESIIKFRNSKVHDSSPVPTRRFINAKIETNPDSHLFEKFTNVSSIGNGQFSTVYQVTFQQTKKKYAVKAIQPNKHISMRRVVQEIKILSEISESTLDDEGKEYVINFISSWKHQSSFYIMTEFCENGTLDGFLQEQIVAKKTRLEDWRIWKIIVELSLALRFIHDSCHIVHLDLKPANVMITFEGNLKLGDFGMATHLPLEDLSFENEGDREYIAPEIISDCIYDFKADIFSLGLVIVEIAANVVLPDNGNAWHKLRSGDLSDAGKLSANDIHSDSLFSGDLKFDTNLTDISDYHGQDSVNLLKETPAIPPWVPKFLIDGESLERLVKRMIEPNFEKRPSANEILHAEECIYVEMTRKAGAIIQEDDFGPKPTFFTP